The sequence ttctctgacttccacataagacttttgtgttgaactttatcaaatgcttttttagaGATCCAGGTGTACTGCAcaaacccatccatccctctcttgcactccatctattactcttgtatggaagctcagtagatttgtgacacaggatatccctttcctgaatccaaattgcttttctgtaattatcttttcatcttctaaatactgcacccatctgtctttaattactatttcacaaagcttgcttacaatacttgttagtgacactagtctgtaattcaatggttCCATTTAACTTCCCTGTTTGTATATTGGGActttgttagctcttttccattcccttggtactttttcttctctcaacaagctgttaattatatcccatatgggtttttccatttgttctctgcattcttttaatatccatccatttacttgatctggtcccacagcttttctaacatccagctcttcagcagtttcttgatttgttgtctctttacttgtatttcctgtattccctcattctgtgataccactttcagtgccacaaaatcagtttcctttgtaaatgtgaactgaaaactctcattcattagttcactcatctcctcagtagtttcataaattcttccttctcttcttaacttgtttatgtcatccctatgtttcattttcctgtttatgtatctgtagaagagtttgggctcttccttgcattttcttattatctcactttcaaaatttctttcttcttcttttcttattataccatattcattccttgcctttctgtattcttccctagtatttgtgttcagttgtctcatcatttcctccaagccctgtccttttttcctttttgcttctactcacctgccattataccattcatgctttCCAATTtacactttataacttggcacaaactgttgcaccccctctctatacttactcaaaaatatctcatttttcttgcactactttacctttaTATAGTTCTTcccagttaatttttccataaaatttattaagttctgcaaagtttgccttagaatagttctgtctcccatttcaaaattgttcattcctgtgcaacactttttcctcctgtggcattatttctattgtcacatgatcacttcttcccagtggactcagacaatgtatacttggtttactttctgggattttttgtaaacactaagtccaactgtgatggttcttcttctttgtacctTGTAAGTTcgttcacccactgtctcattgtattcaccatcatggtaagCATGGTATGCTGGTGATATCAccatgcactttttcacgtcttttcgtagacgtccaacccttcaggaagtaaacagttcatgcagggaagccacacaacgcctgacttctgatctctcaaaaatttctgattggagtaaagcaaacttggtattgctcaatgcctcaaaaacttaattcctccatctatcaactcaacacaaccttccagacaactatcccctcttcttcaatgacactcaactgtccccctcttctacactgaacatctttacttatattctgaactggaaacttcacatctcatctctagctaaaacatcttctatgaagttaggtgttctgagacatctccgttatttttctcacccttccagctactaactctgtacaggagccttatctgtctatgtatggagtatgattcacatgtctgggggattccactcataccagtcttctagacaggatggaatcaaaagcttttcatctcatcaactctcttctgtcttcagcctctttctcattgctgcaatgttgcatctctagctgtcttctaccactattttcatgctaactgctcttctgatcttgctaactgcatgtctcccctcctcccatggcctcactgcacaagacttgtttctctcacccctgttctgtccacctctctaatgaaagagttaaccagtattctcagtcagtcactcatccctttctctggtaaactctggaactccctgcctgcttctgtatttccaccttcctatgatttgaactctttcaagagggaggtttcaagacacatatcctTCAATTCTTGACTACTACTTCTGACCCAATCCGGGTCTGGTATcacagtgagctttttttttttattggattttttgtttccctttgccagtgtccctcctacataaaaaaataaataagtaaacatatatgaaaaataagttcactccatgacccaacattttctttcacttccatcttctGCCAGttcattcctttagtgttgaagctGCCTACTAaaagcactttgttacttttccttatcatttcctgtgctatttcttgtttttagttgtatagttttatatctatcagtctcccatgcattagtttttggtggtatgtacatcacagtaactttcctttttttcatttcatttgatcttaatcacaacactcaaagtttctgccattccatcgccatattccacttcctcaacaacaatatcctcttttatcaatatcatagttcctcttcctctctttccttttctgtctctcctccatgcacTACAACCTACCTTTGCAAattccaactttatttcctcttagtATGATTTCCATTAAACaaaccacatctggtttattgttctttaggtagtctttaagttccgtttggctcaacaccaaaccatctacattagtatacataatctttaaacttctgcttggtgTGGTATCTTTGtggcaccatttcctcactttcatgtccacaactttccaagcAAATCTCCtcgcttgttcttgtgttctctcctcattttttgactgggcctctactctactactttcctctactttactctttcagtttacttctctctcctttattcatatttattcattccttctacttttgccaattttcttgttctttgcaagacatatttcactgctgtttgtgccatgaatcttattttcattggtcttgttccattttcattgtattttccaattctgtaaacctcttcaatttgttcaaactatctcctctccttcctccgccacttctgctataatttccttagtcttttttgcctcttctttctctctagctattttcattagtaagttcttctccttgaccccaaataccaccacaaacatctttctctgtacaatgtctctcacaagattacttttttcctttattattttaatcaattgcttttccatgtccttattgtgttcctgttgctgttgccttataaTCTTATCTATAttcaccttttgttgttgttctctctcttctttccaacttttgacttTTGCTGTCACTGACTCTTTCACTTTCcaaccttaatctctctctctctctctctctctctctctctctctctctctctctctctctctctctctctctctctcttgtaaagctttctttaactcctcattctcttccttgagtttcttgatttctttatagtacttcttgtttaagttCACCAttattgtcacctcttctctcagttctttgttttctttttctctttccatcttcctcttcttcatctctattatatcactggatatctttttacattgccaccacccacctctctctctcttccttccatgtctttATTATTGCTAAGTTAtgaatttatcatattttcacattttcttcaattttccatatttgtttatttgtataagCTACACTGAGGTCTTCGTCCTTGAAACCCTCAAAAATATTTGCTGTGTCCGCCACCATCTTCCTTCTTGGTATCACTGACAAGACAATGTTTACCCATACACTACtctcccattcacctttttgctcacttcccaatttacacttcacttcccctgcactcacacatcacacaattcccTCTTATAGAGACAGGACTCAAGCTCGGCCCCCTGTACAACCAAAACTTAGGTAGCCCCTTAGAGCTGCTGTGGATGTGTCCAATTAGCTGGGcagcgcagtgtgtgtgtgtgtgtgtgtgtgtgtgtgtgtgtgtgtgtgtgtgtgtgtgtgtgtgtgtgtgtgtgtgtgtgtgtgtgtactaacaaTACAGGGTGTACCATGAATTAAGGTACATACCTTAGGATATGATAGTTCAACTAATCCTAagtcaaaaatactctatacacacacatgctgtttgctttattttgtgagaaattaaccTGTAAGTTGTGTATTGTGGGAGCGGCTTCCCTGGGATCAGTCTCCTGATGAAGGATAGGTGGTGGAGGCCCACAGGAATAGCCAGCAAGATCCCCTCACCTAACACCAACAGATTTCTTTCCTTTGGGGACTCATGAAATCCTTGGTATACAAGAACAAATCACGTTACAGAGAGGAGTTGATTTACAGCATTAAGGAAGCTGCAGAGCAGATAAGGAATGACAGGAGCAAAAAGATGCACTTTGGCTATCACTTGATTGACAAGGCTTGCCATTTAAATGTCAAGATGATAACTGTCAAAGGGGATGACATTTGCAGTGAACTgccatgtgtgttttaaaaagTAGCACTGAATAACCACTGTATTGTTGTGTTACctgcacattttcttcactggcacatacaaaaattttatCTGTTATTTGCTATTTCCTGTAAGGATTTGACTGCATACAATGTACACAAAAATTATCACTTAATGCTACGCAGCACCACGCGAGTACGTAGCGAgccaaggaggggaggaaggaggcggaggcatACCCAGGCAAGCGGCTCCCGCAACTCACAACTTAGctacacattaatttctcacaaaataaaacaaaatacagcatgtgtgtatagagtattttcaacttagaattacttgaactatcatacCTAAAGTGTGTACCTAAACTTGCAGGACACCCtgtaaaaactaagaaaaacacaacaatcTAATGCTAAAACACAGGGCATTACAAGCTTAATTCCTATACAGTTATTTCCAGTAGTCAGGATAAAGTCAGGTTACACTGGTTTAGGTAACATAAGGTAAGACTAGATTCACATGCATACACGTGCAGGCACACTATATGTACACACCAGCATATGTGAGGAACTGGTACAGCCTGTCCTGGGAGTCCACGTACCTTCCTATCTTGGTCACTTCAGACGCTCCTCTTCCGGTAATGCAGACAGTGACATTCATGGGGCCGACCAGCTTAGCCTTGGAGCGACAAGTAACCTTCTCCCTTGTCAGTGTGTCACAGAGCTCCAGGTTGTCGTCCACTATATCACAGGGGACGCCTCCAACAAAGGCCCTGTTATGAGAGTTAAGGATGTGAGGTAAGGCTACAGCTTGAGATGTGCATTCCCCAATATCCCAgtgccttttctttattaacaggCTTTAATAGTGTTTGGAGCTCCCCTGATTGAAGTGGTAATTTAAAAGGCTTTAGTGGATGTcatcagggttttcaagagcattttcatgattcaagtaatggtttaataaggttagtaatagtttaacagactTTAATGGATGTtaccagggttttcaagggtgtttttatgatcaagtaatggtttaataatgctagtgacagtttaacaagtttCAGTGGATGTTGTCAGGGTTTGCAAGGATGTTTCTGTGATTCAAGTAATGGTTTAAAAGGGTTAATGATACTTTAACAGGTTTTAGCAGATGTTGTTATggtttgcaagggtgttttcatgattccagtaacagattaaggaaggacagtgattaaaactaaactaaaaactccacaacacaacacatacttgGTAAAAACATTCCCACTCTTAGCTTCACTGGAGACAAGATCAGTGTGATCAAGCTTGCGGTGTTTGCTGTTGTGGAAACTGCCATGAAGATCCAAAAGAGAGCCTGGCAATGACCAAAGAAGAGCTACTGTCTCAATAGTAGGTGACCTTGCCCAGCCATACTAAGGAGAGAGTGACACAGGAGGATgagatgaggagatgagatgaggcatgagagaaacatgtagaactgggagagaaagggaggaggagatgtgtatGAGTGCAATACATGCTGTGGGTGTAAGGGGATGACCTctaatgaatggaagaagggaat comes from Scylla paramamosain isolate STU-SP2022 unplaced genomic scaffold, ASM3559412v1 Contig16, whole genome shotgun sequence and encodes:
- the LOC135097271 gene encoding uncharacterized protein LOC135097271; the protein is MTLHIRGSGSAVQTPRLPKCTALLCVWMGCVCQTPHTLYWAFVGGVPCDIVDDNLELCDTLTREKVTCRSKAKLVGPMNVTVCITGRGASEVTKIGRYVDSQDRLYQFLTYAGVYI